The proteins below are encoded in one region of Williamsoniiplasma luminosum:
- the lepA gene encoding translation elongation factor 4 codes for MDKSKIRNFSIIAHIDHGKSTLADRILEITNTLEKREMQEQILDSMDIERERGITIKLNSIQLEYKAKDGENYTFHLIDTPGHVDFSYEVSRSLAACEGAILVVDATQGVEAQTLANVYLALENDLEIIPVINKMDLPSADVERVKKEIEDTIGLDASDAPLISAKTGLNIVDVLEAVVAKIPYPIDADDNKPLRALIFDSYYDKYLGVVMSIRVKEGTIKVGDKIHLMSTNADYEVTAVGIKTPKILKKGELEAGEVGWIAASIKTIKDIHVGDTITKTDNPATIPLPGYKKMKPMVYCGIYPLDTNKYQDFKEALEKIELSDSSLVYEPETSQALGFGFRCGFLGLLHMEVIQERLEREYNLALIATAPSVIYKIHLTNGEMIEIDNPAKMPDPQKITKIEEPFVNVKIMTPKDYIGDLMNLCQNKLGIYKDLEYVDDNRMILIYDMPLAEIIFDFFNKLKSISKGYASFEYELIGYKESKLVKMDILLNGDMVDAFSMIVNSKFAYQRGAALTKKLKELIPRQNFEVPIQAAIGNKVLARETIKAYRKDVIWKLHAADISRKKKLFEKQKEGKKRMKEIGNVEVPQEAFIAVLKLDE; via the coding sequence ATGGACAAATCTAAAATTCGTAATTTCAGCATTATTGCACATATTGATCACGGGAAGTCAACTTTGGCGGACCGGATTTTAGAAATCACAAATACGTTAGAAAAACGCGAAATGCAGGAACAAATTTTAGATTCAATGGACATTGAAAGAGAACGTGGAATCACCATCAAACTGAACTCAATTCAACTAGAATATAAAGCCAAAGATGGTGAAAATTATACATTTCATTTAATTGACACCCCAGGACATGTGGATTTTAGTTATGAAGTTTCTCGTAGTTTGGCAGCTTGTGAAGGTGCGATTCTGGTTGTTGATGCAACCCAGGGGGTTGAAGCCCAAACACTGGCCAACGTTTATTTGGCATTAGAAAATGATTTGGAAATTATCCCTGTGATTAATAAAATGGATTTACCAAGTGCTGATGTTGAAAGAGTCAAAAAAGAAATCGAAGATACAATTGGGTTGGATGCTAGTGATGCACCATTAATTAGTGCCAAAACTGGGTTGAATATTGTCGATGTTTTAGAAGCAGTTGTGGCCAAAATTCCTTACCCAATTGATGCAGATGATAATAAGCCATTAAGAGCTTTAATTTTTGACAGTTATTATGATAAATATCTTGGCGTTGTGATGTCAATTCGTGTAAAAGAGGGTACAATTAAAGTTGGAGATAAAATCCATTTAATGTCAACAAATGCTGACTATGAAGTGACAGCTGTTGGAATTAAAACTCCAAAAATTTTAAAAAAAGGTGAATTAGAAGCTGGAGAAGTTGGTTGAATTGCCGCTTCGATCAAAACAATTAAAGATATTCACGTTGGAGATACAATTACTAAAACTGATAACCCTGCGACAATTCCACTGCCAGGTTATAAAAAAATGAAACCCATGGTTTATTGCGGAATTTACCCTTTAGACACTAATAAATACCAAGACTTTAAAGAAGCATTAGAAAAAATTGAACTATCAGATTCTTCTTTAGTTTATGAACCAGAAACATCACAAGCATTAGGGTTTGGTTTTCGATGTGGTTTCTTGGGATTATTACATATGGAAGTAATTCAAGAACGTTTAGAACGTGAATATAATTTAGCTTTGATTGCAACAGCCCCATCTGTGATTTATAAAATCCATTTGACTAATGGTGAAATGATCGAAATTGATAATCCGGCAAAAATGCCGGATCCTCAAAAGATTACTAAAATTGAAGAACCATTTGTCAATGTGAAAATCATGACCCCAAAAGATTACATTGGGGATTTAATGAACCTTTGCCAAAATAAATTAGGGATTTATAAAGACTTGGAATATGTTGATGATAATCGAATGATTTTAATTTATGATATGCCGTTGGCAGAAATTATTTTTGATTTTTTCAATAAATTAAAATCAATTTCCAAGGGTTATGCATCATTTGAATATGAATTAATTGGTTATAAAGAATCAAAACTTGTCAAAATGGACATCCTATTAAATGGTGATATGGTTGATGCCTTTTCGATGATTGTCAATTCAAAATTTGCTTATCAAAGAGGAGCTGCTTTAACTAAAAAATTAAAAGAATTGATTCCAAGACAAAATTTTGAAGTGCCAATCCAAGCAGCGATCGGAAACAAAGTGCTTGCCAGAGAAACAATTAAAGCATATCGAAAAGATGTAATTTGAAAACTTCATGCAGCTGATATTTCACGAAAGAAAAAACTGTTTGAAAAACAAAAAGAAGGTAAAAAAAGAATGAAAGAAATTGGAAACGTTGAAGTTCCCCAAGAAGCTTTCATCGCGGTGCTAAAACTGGACGAATAA